The Coccinella septempunctata chromosome 6, icCocSept1.1, whole genome shotgun sequence genome segment ttaatctggtccattttctcatttaattttcgagaattttcttccatttgttcattcaacttacaagaattctcgtccattttctcatttaattttcgagaattttcttcattttggaccatttgttctttcaacttacaagaattctcgtccattttctcatttaattttcgagaattttcttccattctttcgttcatcttactcaaaagGTCCATTAcagcttgagtctccattgcgttctgtaatcttgtggtcactggcatgaacaaatatgcgaaaatatttatttaattcgagcgatgttgaaacgcacacttgacaccaatgtaacgttttcttcgctgattaaaacgtccaacttattaaaattatttatttacacttagtACACTTATAATTCACAAACTAAGtatcacactactatttatttccactcttgtttatttccactagtcgcttgcactgttactgtagttgtacttgcctacctgctcctccgctgggcttatataggcgccggaaacattcaggtaccttcgcgaacctttcgcgattcttccagaaggaagcgaccgccctggttctcgaaaggtccgaccgcaagggccggactggttacaatatgaCAGGACATTGTCCTAgcaaaaggaagaagaagaagacatttaatatgttcgctaccgtctgacgtattgtggattttagaatatcagggtattactatttgaatgagcagacgtgaattctgaatagcacttcttgaaaccctgtctcttttttcaatcactttcggcattttcgtaataaaaattgatattatttgtggcaacggcgttatgacattaacgacgtttcatgagtgccaaccttactacattctagttacaaaaacttgagaaaattatttcatggccagccgactgctaaaataaatgtgaatggagtatatgtaccATATTCATCAGTTCAATGATAAATTTTAATCAAGAActggccacatcaattcaatgccAAAAAACATGATTCGTCTGCATACATGAGTGAATATATTATTAGGTATATGTATTCACTTTAGTTAAATTTCTGTTTCACGAACATAATGGAAATTTCCTCTGTAAATACTTGCTGGGAGTATCCGATGTGACTCAGTACAAAGCCGCTTCGAGCCAATTCATAACTAAACAACCTTCCCTCAGGTTCCATTAGGAGAGCTGAACCTTGTCTTTCCAGGTTTTATTCGTATTCGTGCTTATTCCATACGGTTCCCTTTGTTTTTTGAAACAATGCCCATTATCCCCAAGTTCCTCGACGCGAAACAAAAAACTGGAATCATTACCTTCCCCGTATTCATTTCACGCATTCTTCCTTCTCTTGAATATGAAGAAGATCTCATCCGACGAGTTTTAAAGGCAAAACGTGAAACATCAGGTCGACAACGCTTCATGTCTCGGGAGGGTTTGACCCTTATTTACTCCACAATGAAATACTTCTCTCATGGAATTGAAGAGGGGAAAAcctcgaaaaaatttaataaaaggaGAATGTTCTTTGAAATTTCTCCTTGTTGGTTTATCCAGGAAGGGTAATTGAGAAGGAATATACTCTGTGAAATGGAAATCGCAGCGTCACAAaggcgtacaaatattttgtgaTTTCACTGTAATGTAGACGTAATTAATAACACTTCGACAGCGAATAATTTCACCGTTTTCTTTAACAACTGATCTCAATTCTTCTACACTCTACACGTCAAGCTTATCTTCCTTTCACGATGCACTAAAAAAACTTAAACCATTATTCAGATAGTCTTGAATGTACCTGCTGAACGATTGCCAACAATGattatattattcagtcatttttttttctgcagCCATCGTGGCCTTCCAGTcctgtatttaaaatttaatttaGTGGCATTGGACTTGGGGGGATTAAAAATACAAACGATTGAAAACACGCAAAATAAATGGTAGTTTTTTATCTTGATCTTTATTCAAGAGAGTTCGAACAGGTAAATTGGATTAAATCATTTTAGTGTTGATTGCCTAGGATTCATCCTTTCAGAACTACGACCATTTTTGATCTTTTGTTCGAGTAACCTGCTCAGTCAACGTTCAAGTGGtcgatatacaaggtgttttcgaaggtgaggcttttttttgacagaaggtaggactcatcaaaataagtcgtttaaccaaaattgtctatataaaatattagaTGATAATGATGGCTGAGAtaaaacccctagaagttccacaaaatttcattgaaattcaagtacgggactatgGAAGGttactccggcatcgcaaaaacgaaacaaaacatatggctggataatgaatggttcagtaccaagttcatcggattagatgtattaggtcacttttgagagaatcatgatTGTTccatcgtgcaatttagggtgaaaaaaaaaatgtagaaaatcgaggcagtttcttgaaagtgcttgtgtAAGTTATGTTgtaaaagtgctatgatgttacccaatttcattccatttttacgacgattgttggaatgtttgaacaaaaagattgtgatggCCATTGTGAAAAAgttcgtgaataatttggacgaattttattggtgagattttgaagtattattttattttttacacttgtgtcctcttaagactcttctgtcagttggtatcgaaatgagccatttcataaaatcgtgtaagttaataaaaaataatgagaacaattcggcaatcctaagtttccattttcattacgacgtaaatatcgaacgagccaatatcctaaacgaaaccacatggtcgaatcaggagatcattttcaatttttttttcaactttgtcattttgtaagttctgtataggtgatttttggtgaaacgctttattttgaacAGTTGTACCTTCTGtagaaaaaaagcctcaccttcaaatatacCCTGTATAACGCAAATTCGTGATGTCTGAGGTTATCTAATTTCAAAGAGTGCCTTGCGAGAAAATTACAGTAAATACATAACAAAAAGGATCCCCAATTTGAATCCTCCATATCATATGTTACTAAGATTCTTTTAATGTTCATGCACTTACTTCTGGAAATTAAAATTCGATGTTCAATATACTCAGTTAATGGGCACCCTCGAAATTCATCTTGTCTGAAACTCCAGATGTGGTTTAGTCATCCCTTCTCACAAGATAGAACTGGGGGATAAATCAGCCTAAGAGTTCCTCATCACACCTCCCCATCCCTTCTTGAATATCCTGACGTGCAGAAAGTTCTGAGATGTTAATTTAATAATTAATTCCCAGTGAGATCATACAGCCTGAAGAACAATTACGTTTCTGGTAAGAACATTTATTGCGTTACTACGTTACGATCTAATACGATATTGCATATATGTTATATATAGACATAAAAGTACTGAAATAAGTTACTATTATGGTGCAAGTTTGCAAAATTTCATCCTTGAATTCCATACCCTTATTTATAACCTCTCATACAGGccacagggtgattcaaaacagAAGGGAAATCCTGAAACTGGAGACACTAACATGTATATGACGATTGCCCACCAAGCCATCCAGAAATGTTGATAGTCACAAGATACGGGGGATGAAAGTTTTTTCGCAATAAATGCTGTAATTACGATAACTTTGGCAGAAGCAACATGAAAGTACTCAACCGTCTCCGAGAAATTTGCAATCAAAGTTTTACTGCATTTATTAGAATAGAAATTAATGCATCGCTTTTGAAACATCACTTTAGCCAAGGTGGCTAACGACATTAAACTTTACACTACCACACCCCATATTTCGTTAAATGGCAGCATTTTTATGAAGTAAGTTTGGTTTAATCGACCTATAATGATAATTGCATACTTACAGATTGTCCAATTTTACAATTTCCCATTCGTTTtgtatcaccctgtataaataagtGATTGTATAAGGTATCcagaaatattatttatttaattcaaataataacccaaacaaaatcaataatattttccgaaaaatCGGAGAACTTTCgtccaattcaattgaaaagaaaaaatcagtTTCAATGTAGTTTCATGCCAAACATGAGAGTAGTAAAATCAAAGAGGTTCCTCTTCGGTAAAATAATTCCTCAAGGGAATTCGAACGAATTCAGTGTTGATGTTATTTCCTCCAAAGTATCAACATCAAATATGAAACTACCAGTATTATTCGCTCGAATACTCATTCGAGCGAACAATTTCAAAAGATTTTGTTTGATGAGAAAGGTTTAAAATTCTCACGCTATGTGAAATGAATAGGAGAAGctataaatataatttttttttgagttcagTATAATGAAAACAAACACATGGATAAAAAACGAGATGATTGAATTTCTGTTTGCTCGTCAACAAAGCGATTATAACTGTTATTATAGGTCATAAAATGGGGAAAACAATTCCACTCATCGTAGAATATCAGAATTGGCCATATGTGACGAGGCTAACTCAATTATGGGCATTATACATACTGCGAAATATCTTAATGGGGACATTAATGCAGAAAGAGTCTCTAACTTAGAATACATTCAGTAAATTAGCTAATCAAAGAGTCTTTTGTTTTAAAATTCGATTAGTATTTCAGATTGAGGTCTTTTTGGTGTAAGAATTAAAAGGTTATACAGCATGTCCCAAATTTGAGATTTTAcgtcactgattttttttaatggcaatCCTATTTTTTATGACTAGTCTTGAGTCATATTGGAGTATATATATACtctaatattttattattattatttattattattttattattattttatcattttgttattatcatattattttATTTGGTAATCATGTGCTTCTCTATATGCTCATGTGTAACTTCATATATGAAGTAACACATACActgcacaaaaaaattaacgcacattctgaaaatctcaattttaatgaaagttaactctacattgactatataacttattttttatgttctctcgggaaggttttgaacgaaacaagacacattaaatggaagaaaaattcaggatttcaccgaatcttatgtgaaagaagagaaatgaacaattttcaaaatactgaaatgctgataagtgatttaatacttggtatttccactccttgcgttaattacagctcggcaacgacgattcatactcaaaatgagtgatcttaaaatgttctgatctaatccttcccagatttctccgagttggattcctaagtcattaagagtagctggatgattttctgaacttctcagcttctattgaggttgtcccaaacctgctcaatcggattgacatctggacttcttgctggccattacattcgagagacttcaacctcttcaaggtactcctgaacgatgcccGCACGATgcggtctggcattatcgtccataaaaatgaaattttcaccaatgtatcgggcaaatggcactacatgctcttcaagaatgttccttatatacttatcagcattcatatcTCCATTAtcaggcttgttcgtagagtggttcacaacggttgtgaactgtacagagcaagcgcaaatggattttcgctaccctaaattggaattgcgcttgctctgtacagttcacaaccgttgtgaaccactctacgaacaaagctCGTTCACtgggtctgtgcgagcagtcaaagataatccaccccataccataatcgatcctccccgaaaccagtagtattcaggaaattgcactcagcatatctttcatgtggacgtctgtatacaaggaaacgtcgattacaatggtagaggcagaatctagtctcatctgtgaagagaactctttcccaatcggcctcttcccaatggatatgctctctcgcaaaatccaaacgcgcccttcgatgggctggggtaagagctgggcctcttgccgctacacgaggccttaaatcatattctctgaggcgatttcttattgtctgagtgctaatttgcacctcatgagtttgtcaagctgaatttgaaggaagcgagcggttgcaaaccgttgtctcaacgaagaaactctcaagtaacgttcttgaatggcagttgttacccgtggtctaccctgtcctggtcttcggacattcatacctgtctccctgaattgctgcaacattctggacacacttgtatgggaactCCAaacccacagattacagagtagaacctttctacaattcttgtgtatgtccacccttcttctcgcaaaactaccgcttgggcacattcctcttggatcaaattgcgtgtttcgcgttgcatagcgatagagtgtagaaaatcaaacgaaagaaaaactattgatcactagaattgatcgagaacaactgattttagaatggagccaatacattcaaaatctgataatatcatcttttttattcctgctgggaaaaaacatctgtattgaagaaaaccgttgaaagtggataacatatgcatgcataattctgataaaaataattattattatattattaattatgattgagaacaccttcagttgtagaataaatttgagatttccataatgtgcgttaatttttttgcgccgTGTATATTGTTATGTGCATATATACAAGGGtaccaaataaaatttttcatttagttCTAAGATGACAGATAACAACTAATCCATCTGATATAAAAAATCAAGTTTCTTCAATAAATGCTCAAAATTTTGTCCATTAACTgacaatatcctaaacgaataGCGAAACTGAACCTGGATATTTCTCATTACTCCATCGGACATTTAGCCTATATATAATATACTTCTGTGTTATTCGTTCTCAAAAACTTTTCTTTTCAAGTACCTACCTCTATATATAAAGGAAAAGGTgttaaatcttgaaactggagATGTCATTCAGAAGGTCCTCCTCTACCCATCCATCATCTGTAGCTACTCTAATTAAATAAGAAAACATCCAATACAAGGGCGTTTCCAGCCAATTgccaataataaaataataataacctGCTACTCTATTTTTCGAAGTTTGCCATATTGAATTTGGAATCATAAAgtgaaaatcacaaaaaaaatccaaaataaagCGTTTGCAGTCCCAATACTCCCATCTTCTGAAATCCGTATTGCGTATTCTAGGAGGTATTCAATTTTCGAGTGCGCTTGCATTTATCCCTTGTTACTCCCACCCAACTTCATCCAGGCTATGaatttaaatattcaaatacGAGTATGGTTGAACTCATGAATATTCGCAGCATTCAGCAATGAATTTGATGAAGTACTATCCAGAAAAATTCTTCACTACGGATTCAGCTATAATAATTTATGCGAATGCTGATGGTTCTCATTAATCATTCAGTCGTGAATAAGAGGTGGATAAAAATTGCAGATAACAATAATGAACAATTTATCGCTCAGTATTCggtatatacctacatcaattTATGAAATTTCCAACTTCATAAATTGAAAACGAAATGTTTATCCCGATTTCGGGAGTTGTCGTGTTAACTAATCTCCTCAATTTATTTAAAGacaacttttattttagcaaatCACACTTCAGTTTTCTAAACAATTGTGTTGTCCGTTTTCCTTTCGATATTAATTTAGATGGAGAATATTTCCTTGATTACATTTTACAATGTAAAATTTTCTAATAGCGAAAATCGAATGACTCTTGTGTTAATCCATAATTTCTTCCAGCTGCAAGCATTCACACAACCAGAGGATTTGGAGGATACCGCACATCAGTTTTCAACCCTGGATCCATCCTTCGAATTCTTGGACCTTCAGTGAAAGTTGCTGTACCCTTGACGCTCCTTTGGGTCGTTGCTTGCTCCTTCATGGGTCTTCTCCTCTTGAATTCGGTCAAAGTGATTTCTTGTTGGAACGGTGACCAGCAGTGCATTGTAAATGCTGATACAGTGGAAGAAGATGAACTGAGTGACTTGTTAATTTTAGCAATATTAGAACTGACTTTGACTATACTAACATTTGTCGCTGTCTTTTCCTTATTGAGAATTGACTGCAAATACGACCCGGACTGACATCCGCCACCCTCTGAAGGGCAGAGGGGAGGTGGGGTTAGCGTTATAGGAGAAATTGGAGGTTTTTCACTAGCGCCAACATCAACGACTTGTGAAAGGGTAGGAAGAGTTGCATGGGTAGcatgaatttcaaaaatattatgaatGTATGAGGGTAGGTCCCTTAAACACTGATACACCCCTTTCATTGGAATATCACATTCTGTTCAGAAATGAAGATGCACTTAGTATTCTTGAATGTAAATTGGTATAATAAACTGATCAAGATttaatctgaaatttttgtaccAACATTCACCATAAGAAATAACGAACCAGAAAATCGCCCATGTTCTGGCTTTTTTGTAATACACTGctcatattcgagagaaaactCATTACGTTTTGcacttgaataaaatttttgcatATTGCACACACACAAAATAGGGTCCTCTTGACAATTAATggcttaataaaaaaaattataaggtAGTTGGTGTATGTTATTGCAGTCCCTATGTGTGACAATGGGTTATTGTAACTCATCTGGTGTTGTGTAGTATCAATTGTAGATTAATTGTCATGAGTTTAACATGCTTTGCGAGACTTTCCAACTTGAAGAATTAGTGTGATGGTTAAACGAAGGTTTAACTCAACAAGAAGTTACTAGCCGTCGCCGGGTTTCGCAAAGTTTAGTTGGTAGACCGTGGAATCGCTATCGTACCGGCGGAAGTTCTGCATATACCCTTGGGGTGGAAGATCAAGAGCTACAATCGTCGCACAAGATCGGAAAATACTGTTAACTGCACGTCGAAATCACTTCAAGCTACCGGTAGGATAGTTTCTGGTCGAACAATCCGGAATTGATTGCATAGCTTCAATTTTATGGCAACTTGAGAACTGAAACACGCATAGATGAAGATCCTGCCTGTCCAGATTCGTTTGTATGAGTCCGATGAACAAAGTTTGGTATGTCGATATAATGAACATTTCATGACACCAACAACTCTTTTCAGTGGTAACTCAGTGTGCGTTTGGAAGGCATTTGTTCGACTCGCACAGAACTTTATTCTTCTCTTTAATACAACATAGTCAAGTTATAATTTGCATCTTTCTACTAAAGTAgacgtttcatgaaaaaataaaaggTTTTGAAGAAAACTCATTCTGTCATAATCGCGATGTAATATTGTAGCATAAATTTTCACTCAGTTTCCAACATAATTGAGTTGAATTATGGCCAATTTACGTAACGAAATATCGTCACTAGATGGTTCTCCACATCCTTTGGATGGGGcaataaaaatgtttcttcttttgAAGGCGGTTCTCAGTTGATGGTTATATTCCTTTGATGAAAAATTCGTCCTGTAAAGCGGGCGGGTATAGCTAGTTTTGAAATAAATAAGACTTTTAAGAATCAAATAACATTTTATGTAAGGAAGAACAACATATATAATTTCTGTACAAAATTTGACTCATATATACAAAACAATATAAGATACAATTTCTTTGGCGAAGTTATgtacaaaaaaataacaaaacgaGTATTTCCAGCTAGAAAAATTAGACATAATACACGACACTGCAACTCATACAAATagatataataaataaatcgcTATCACTAGGGTAAATACACATAAAAAAGATTCTTTAGTCAATGAAAGTTTTTAGACTGTTTTTCTTCTATTTGCGAATCAAACAACAAAAATTACGTACATAAGTACATCGAATTCACTACACGGAGAATAAAATAAGTACGTGCCGTAGTTGAAAATATGATATTGCAATCAGTGAAGTATTTTAAACATGAACCACTTGGAAACAAACTATTTGAATTGGGACACCAGAGATATACAGCaggtagaaataaaaaattgtcgaaaaaCTTCCCTCTAATTTGTTTGAAGAAACGTCATATTGCACCACAGTTGAATTTTTTTGCTAACTCAAGTCTCTCAGTTTCATCACCCTCAAGAATCCAcctatattatttttattcaatagaaaaatcattaaatatttcaaatgagTTACTGaatcattgaaatgaatttataaGTGATGAAAAAATAGTTTATATCATGGTATTGTTGCAATATAGGATTAATATGTAAAACTGGTggcggatatttgaaaaataaattaatataccTGCGGCTTTGTCGTCATTTCTTGTGGATTGTCTTTTggcaaatattaattttttttcatcacgCTCAGATTTCTTTGAAGTCAAGGTtttcaaagaaacactttaCTCGTAACTTGATTTTAAAAGAATACTTTTGAATACAGGAGGGCATaacaattaataaaaaaaaagatagacATTGCAAGATTTTTACAGCACTGAATATGATCCGTCCCTCATTTTCTAAATGGTTTGTGATCTATTTACGTTATACAGTTATACTACCTCAATATCTGAACTGGAACTAAAGGATACGagattcaaattttcatcacaatCAGAGGCAGTCAAATGTAAATTCCGAACAACGAATTTCTTCACGAAAAGCTAGTGATTACTATGTAATTTTTCATTATCATACATCAAGACTGTTCTAAGTAGTGATTGTTCAGCTATTTCGACTAATCTTTAAATACAAATTTATTTCTTCCTAATCAGTCCAAAAGTAGAAGGCGAAATGGATGTCCATGAATGAAGCGAATAATTGGAGACAAAAAGAAGTTATTGACAACATGGACAACCATtggagacgtggggtttgattGAACACCTTGTCTGATCTTCATGAAGATCATTGATCTacactgaaaaaatattcaaaaagtgGAAATTCCATTGAACACATAGaatcaaatattttcaattccaaTTTAACCTGTGAAAGTGATTATTTCAACTCACTATCTTAACCATCATTACATAATATGCCTTTCAATCAATAGGGGGACAACTCGTGCGTTTTTCTCGTCACTAAAGAATGCTGGAGGGTAACTTTTCTAAATGTTGAATGGCTTGGCTACCTCTGCGCCGAGGAAGTGTTCCGCTACCAGGAACAAATGTAGAAAGTTCTGGACAACCGTATGATATAAGGAGCTCAATCAAACTCCTGCAACTTGCAACATTCGCTTCTGAGTTTGGCGTGTTGTTTGTCTGGCTTTTGGCGATTGCTATACTTAGCGCAGCTCTAGCGTAGGCCAAGGGGGTACGACCGTCTTGATCGATGCTTTTGACATTGGCGTTATGCTGAAAATAAAATCAGGATAAAAATTATGtgcatcatgaaaatatttctgaaaatcaatgaaatgtGCTCTTCCGCAGTG includes the following:
- the LOC123314704 gene encoding uncharacterized protein LOC123314704 isoform X2: MSDRDTIVCGISFLIIGTVAFIVEKGKMNLGLGIPTGGATILAAAASIHTTRGFGGYRTSVFNPGSILRILGPSVKVAVPLTLLWVVACSFMGLLLLNSVKVISCWNGDQQCIVNADTVEEDELSDLLILAILELTLTILTFVAVFSLLRIDCKYDPD
- the LOC123314704 gene encoding uncharacterized protein LOC123314704 isoform X1, coding for MSDRDTVVIPSLKVSIAPSDLDSPPDIRNIQYYPFARVLQLRVLQIVCGISFLIIGTVAFIVEKGKMNLGLGIPTGGATILAAAASIHTTRGFGGYRTSVFNPGSILRILGPSVKVAVPLTLLWVVACSFMGLLLLNSVKVISCWNGDQQCIVNADTVEEDELSDLLILAILELTLTILTFVAVFSLLRIDCKYDPD